One genomic window of Candidatus Nitrospira inopinata includes the following:
- a CDS encoding restriction endonuclease subunit S, translating to MAIEFPKALEKTKVGRENQILSSEIKPFGRFPVIDQGQTFIAGYSDDEGKVIHKELPVVIFGDHTRSIKYVDFPFILGADGTKVLKPKAELFETKFFYYALMSLDIPNRGYNRHFTLLKEKTVPRPEKDEQRKIASVLSLVQRAIEQQERLIALTQELKKSLMHKLFTEGLRGERQKQTEIGPVPESWEVKPLGVLAKIGNGSTPKRDNVSYWEDGSIPWLTSGKIHERFITEADEFVTELAAKESHLPCVKPGSLLIAITGQGKTLGNSALVTFETCISQHLAYAQFHTPDIVPEFVLWYFQTRYQHLRSIGQAGGSTKGALTCGYLKTYPVPVPSREEQREIADIFTGLEQKEQVHIHKRRTLNDLFRTLLHQLMTAQIRVHDLDLFEFGLDSEAAVP from the coding sequence TTGGCAATCGAATTCCCCAAGGCTCTTGAGAAGACGAAAGTTGGCAGAGAGAACCAGATTCTCTCTTCCGAGATTAAGCCGTTCGGTCGATTTCCGGTGATCGACCAAGGGCAGACATTCATAGCTGGATACTCTGACGACGAGGGGAAGGTTATCCACAAGGAACTTCCGGTAGTAATTTTTGGAGACCATACACGCAGCATCAAGTATGTGGACTTCCCGTTCATTCTTGGAGCGGATGGCACAAAAGTGCTGAAGCCCAAGGCGGAACTCTTTGAGACCAAGTTTTTCTACTATGCGCTTATGAGCCTTGATATTCCCAATCGTGGATACAACCGTCACTTCACTCTCCTGAAAGAGAAGACCGTTCCGCGCCCAGAGAAAGATGAGCAGCGGAAGATTGCCTCGGTGCTGAGCTTGGTGCAGCGGGCGATTGAGCAGCAGGAGCGGCTGATCGCGCTGACGCAGGAATTGAAGAAGTCGCTGATGCACAAGCTCTTCACCGAAGGTCTCCGCGGCGAACGGCAGAAACAGACCGAGATCGGCCCCGTGCCGGAGAGTTGGGAAGTTAAGCCGCTTGGTGTTCTTGCTAAGATTGGTAACGGTTCAACTCCCAAACGAGACAACGTCAGTTATTGGGAAGATGGTTCTATTCCATGGCTGACCAGCGGGAAAATTCATGAGCGATTTATCACGGAGGCTGACGAGTTTGTCACAGAACTGGCGGCAAAAGAATCCCACCTCCCTTGCGTGAAGCCGGGGAGTCTCCTTATCGCCATTACCGGCCAAGGAAAGACGCTCGGCAATTCGGCATTGGTGACGTTTGAAACTTGCATCAGTCAGCATCTTGCCTACGCCCAATTTCACACTCCGGATATCGTGCCCGAGTTTGTCCTCTGGTATTTCCAAACCCGCTATCAACATTTGCGTTCGATAGGTCAGGCTGGCGGGAGCACCAAAGGCGCGCTTACTTGCGGGTATCTCAAAACATATCCGGTCCCGGTGCCTTCGCGAGAAGAACAGCGCGAGATTGCAGACATCTTTACTGGGTTGGAGCAGAAAGAGCAGGTGCATATTCACAAAAGACGAACTTTGAATGACCTCTTCCGCACCCTCCTCCACCAACTTATGACCGCGCAGATTCGCGTCCACGATCTGGATCTGTTTGAATTTGGGCTGGATTCTGAAGCTGCCGTGCCCTAA
- a CDS encoding type I restriction-modification system subunit M produces the protein MPQTNGTDKSLESWIWDAACSIRGAKDAPKFKDSILPLIFAKRLCDVFDDELNRIAKEVGSRAKAFKLVKQDKKLVRFYLPLQPTNPDEPVWSVIRKLADKIGERLTTHLRAIADENPLLKGIIDRVDFNATTHGVRDLADDRLSNLIERISEKRLGLADVEPDIIGRSYEYLIRKFAEGSVSSAGEFYTPAEVGMVMAKIMDPEPGMEIYDPCCGSAGLLIKCELALDKKMSLRSKKTYVQLKLYGQEYVAETWAMANMNMIIHDMEGEIELGDTFKNPKFRKGNRLRTFDRVVTNPMWNQDWWTEKDYDADEWDRFPKGAGFPGRKADWGWVQIVLASLNEKGRAAIVLDTGAASRGSGNANANKEKDVRRWFVEQDLIEGVIYLPENLFYNTTAPGIILFLNKAKQKDRKGKLFLVNASQEFAKGDPKNYLTDDGIRRITETFKSWKEQEKFSRIVTREEIAKNDFNISPSRYIHTGAGEEYRPIGEIVEELEALDEETAQSDKALRQVLKGLRL, from the coding sequence ATGCCGCAGACGAACGGCACGGACAAATCGCTGGAATCCTGGATCTGGGACGCCGCCTGTTCGATCCGTGGCGCCAAGGACGCCCCGAAGTTCAAGGACTCCATCCTGCCGCTGATTTTTGCGAAGCGGCTCTGCGACGTCTTCGACGACGAGCTGAACCGCATCGCCAAAGAAGTCGGCTCCCGCGCCAAGGCCTTCAAGCTCGTCAAGCAGGACAAGAAGCTCGTCCGCTTCTATCTCCCACTCCAACCGACCAATCCCGACGAGCCGGTCTGGTCTGTCATCCGCAAGCTGGCCGACAAGATCGGCGAACGGCTCACGACGCATCTCCGCGCCATCGCCGACGAGAACCCGTTGCTGAAAGGGATTATCGACCGGGTGGACTTCAACGCCACGACCCACGGCGTGCGGGACCTGGCCGACGACCGGCTCAGCAATCTGATCGAGCGCATCAGCGAAAAGCGGCTCGGCCTCGCCGACGTGGAGCCGGACATCATCGGGCGGAGCTACGAATATCTCATCCGCAAGTTCGCCGAGGGCAGTGTCTCCAGCGCCGGTGAGTTTTACACGCCCGCCGAGGTTGGCATGGTCATGGCGAAGATCATGGACCCGGAGCCCGGCATGGAGATCTACGACCCCTGCTGCGGCTCGGCCGGCCTGCTCATCAAGTGCGAGCTGGCGCTGGACAAAAAGATGAGCCTGCGATCGAAGAAGACCTACGTGCAGCTCAAGCTCTACGGCCAGGAGTATGTCGCCGAAACCTGGGCCATGGCGAACATGAACATGATCATCCATGACATGGAAGGCGAAATCGAGCTCGGCGATACCTTCAAGAATCCCAAATTCCGCAAGGGCAACCGCCTCCGGACCTTCGACCGGGTCGTCACCAATCCCATGTGGAACCAGGACTGGTGGACGGAGAAGGACTACGATGCCGACGAGTGGGACCGGTTCCCGAAAGGGGCCGGCTTTCCCGGCCGCAAGGCAGACTGGGGCTGGGTGCAGATCGTGCTGGCGAGTCTCAACGAGAAGGGCCGGGCCGCCATCGTGCTCGACACGGGCGCCGCCTCGCGCGGATCGGGCAATGCCAATGCGAATAAGGAAAAGGACGTGCGCCGCTGGTTCGTGGAACAGGACTTGATCGAAGGCGTGATCTATCTACCTGAAAATCTCTTCTACAACACCACCGCGCCGGGCATCATTCTGTTCCTCAACAAGGCCAAGCAGAAAGATCGCAAGGGCAAGCTCTTCCTCGTCAACGCCTCGCAGGAGTTCGCCAAGGGCGATCCAAAGAACTATCTTACGGACGATGGCATTCGCCGCATCACTGAGACGTTCAAGAGTTGGAAGGAACAAGAGAAGTTCAGCCGGATCGTCACCCGCGAAGAGATCGCCAAGAACGACTTCAACATCTCGCCAAGCCGGTACATCCACACGGGAGCGGGCGAGGAATACCGGCCGATTGGGGAGATTGTGGAGGAATTGGAAGCCCTGGATGAGGAAACGGCCCAATCTGACAAGGCCTTGAGGCAAGTTCTAAAGGGGCTGCGACTCTAG
- the mpqE gene encoding methyl-plastoquinone biosynthesis methyltransferase MpqE: MVHTEDPPAAQQTKVQAKVVSTWSGQAREQAVQRMFTAIAGVYDLNNTLLSFGLHHRWKKIAVSFVTPVERGLALDVGAGTADLAILVEPRMGPDGRVIASDLNHAMLAEGLKKVAGKGLTGKIVCLQASAERLGFADDTFDAVTTGFCMRNVGNLPLAVAEIRRILKPGGRFVCLEFSRPVYGWLRTLYDWYSFTLLPWIGTKVARDSTGVYEYLPASIRTFPDQERLCQILREAGFHRVEYRNLTGGIVAIHVATK; encoded by the coding sequence ATGGTGCACACCGAGGATCCCCCCGCCGCGCAACAGACGAAAGTGCAAGCCAAGGTCGTCTCGACCTGGTCCGGCCAGGCGCGCGAGCAGGCCGTGCAACGGATGTTCACGGCCATCGCCGGCGTGTACGACCTGAACAACACGCTCTTAAGTTTCGGCCTTCATCACCGTTGGAAGAAAATCGCCGTCTCGTTCGTCACGCCGGTCGAACGTGGCCTGGCGCTCGACGTGGGAGCCGGCACCGCCGACCTGGCGATTCTCGTGGAGCCGCGCATGGGCCCCGACGGGCGCGTGATCGCATCAGACTTGAACCACGCCATGTTGGCCGAAGGGCTCAAGAAAGTGGCCGGCAAGGGGTTGACCGGCAAGATCGTCTGTTTGCAGGCAAGCGCCGAACGGTTGGGGTTTGCGGACGACACCTTCGACGCGGTGACGACGGGCTTCTGCATGCGCAACGTCGGCAACCTGCCGCTGGCCGTCGCCGAGATCCGCCGCATTCTCAAGCCCGGCGGCCGCTTCGTCTGTTTGGAATTCTCCCGCCCGGTCTATGGATGGCTGCGAACCCTGTATGACTGGTACTCGTTTACGCTGCTCCCCTGGATCGGCACGAAAGTGGCCCGTGATTCCACCGGCGTGTATGAATATCTGCCCGCCTCGATCCGCACGTTTCCCGATCAAGAACGGCTGTGCCAGATTCTCCGCGAAGCGGGCTTCCACCGGGTGGAATACCGAAACCTGACGGGAGGAATCGTGGCGATCCACGTGGCGACAAAATAA